Proteins encoded in a region of the Salipiger sp. CCB-MM3 genome:
- the argS gene encoding arginine--tRNA ligase, which yields MNLFTDIRALVLQAIEALQSEGALPEGLATAAVTVEPPRDPSHGDMATNAAMVLAKPAKQKPRDIAEALAAKLGADSRIASAEVAGPGFLNLRLDPSVWQALPATVLEAGTDYGRSDMGQGLKVNVEYVSANPTGPMHVGHTRGAVFGDALASLLDYAGYAVTREYYINDGGAQVDVLARSVYLRYLEAHGRTVEFEAGTYPGEYLIGVGEKLKAQVGDKYVDQPEAEWLEEVRNFATDEMMGMIREDLALLGVKMDHFFSEKSLYGTGKIEAAIDSLKEKGLIYRGVLEPPKGKKPEDWEPREQTLFKSTEHGDDVDRPIMKSDGSWTYFAPDIAYHYDKVSRGFDMLIDVFGADHGGYVKRMKAAVSALSDGKVPLDIKLIQLVKLFKNGEEFKMSKRAGTFVTLRDVVEEVGPDVTRFVMLTRKNDASLDFDFAKAVEQSRENPVFYVQYAHARVCSVMRKAQEAGIDVSDAALSKVDLSGMTHEAELALAKKVAEWPRLVEIAAKGHEPHKVAIWLNELASDLHGLWNRGHDEPDLRFLQDDPTVSQGKIALARAVAVVISAGLGILGVTPAEEMR from the coding sequence ATGAACCTCTTCACCGACATTCGCGCGCTTGTCCTTCAGGCAATCGAGGCGCTGCAGTCCGAAGGCGCGCTGCCCGAAGGGCTGGCGACCGCCGCCGTGACGGTGGAGCCGCCGCGAGACCCGTCGCATGGCGACATGGCGACCAATGCCGCGATGGTGCTGGCCAAGCCCGCCAAGCAAAAGCCGCGCGACATCGCCGAGGCGCTCGCCGCCAAGCTGGGCGCCGACAGCCGGATCGCCAGCGCCGAGGTTGCGGGCCCGGGGTTCCTCAACCTGCGCCTCGACCCGTCGGTGTGGCAGGCGCTGCCCGCCACCGTGCTTGAGGCCGGCACCGACTATGGCCGCTCGGACATGGGGCAGGGGCTGAAGGTCAACGTCGAATATGTCTCGGCCAACCCCACCGGCCCGATGCACGTGGGCCACACCCGCGGCGCTGTTTTTGGAGATGCGCTGGCCTCGCTGCTGGATTACGCGGGCTACGCTGTGACGCGCGAGTATTACATCAACGACGGCGGCGCGCAGGTCGACGTGCTGGCGCGGTCTGTGTACCTGCGCTACCTCGAAGCGCATGGCCGCACTGTTGAGTTCGAAGCCGGAACCTACCCGGGCGAGTATCTCATCGGCGTCGGCGAGAAGCTGAAGGCGCAGGTTGGTGACAAATATGTCGATCAGCCCGAGGCCGAATGGCTCGAAGAGGTGCGCAACTTCGCCACCGACGAGATGATGGGCATGATCCGCGAGGATCTGGCGCTGCTCGGCGTGAAGATGGATCACTTCTTCTCGGAAAAGTCGCTCTACGGCACCGGAAAGATCGAGGCCGCCATCGACTCGCTGAAAGAGAAGGGCCTGATCTACCGCGGCGTGCTGGAGCCGCCGAAGGGCAAGAAGCCCGAGGATTGGGAGCCGCGCGAGCAGACCCTTTTCAAGTCGACCGAGCATGGCGATGACGTCGACCGCCCGATCATGAAGTCGGACGGCAGCTGGACCTATTTCGCCCCCGACATCGCCTATCACTACGACAAGGTGAGCCGCGGCTTCGACATGCTGATCGACGTGTTCGGCGCCGACCACGGCGGCTACGTCAAGCGGATGAAGGCGGCGGTTTCGGCGCTGTCCGATGGCAAGGTGCCGCTGGATATCAAGCTGATCCAGCTGGTTAAGCTCTTCAAAAACGGCGAAGAATTCAAAATGTCCAAGCGGGCAGGGACCTTTGTCACCCTGCGCGACGTGGTCGAAGAGGTTGGCCCCGATGTCACCCGTTTCGTCATGCTGACCCGCAAGAACGACGCCTCGCTGGACTTCGACTTCGCCAAGGCCGTCGAGCAGAGCCGCGAGAATCCGGTGTTCTACGTGCAATACGCCCACGCGCGTGTCTGCTCGGTGATGCGCAAGGCGCAGGAGGCGGGGATCGACGTCAGCGATGCGGCGCTGTCCAAGGTCGATCTATCGGGCATGACCCATGAGGCAGAGCTGGCGCTGGCCAAGAAGGTCGCCGAATGGCCGCGCCTCGTCGAGATCGCCGCCAAGGGCCACGAGCCGCATAAGGTTGCCATCTGGCTCAACGAACTGGCCTCGGATCTGCATGGTCTGTGGAACCGCGGCCACGACGAGCCCGACCTGCGCTTCCTGCAGGACGATCCGACTGTCAGCCAAGGCAAAATCGCGCTGGCACGGGCCGTCGCGGTTGTCATTTCGGCGGGTCTTGGTATCTTGGGCGTGACCCCGGCAGAAGAGATGCGCTGA